One genomic region from Evansella sp. LMS18 encodes:
- a CDS encoding DUF5316 family protein, protein MLNKAFLFGLIFLAIMGIIALFTTWDIFIAAAGIVAIGSIIGTAIFYGVLLSGDGVRGSYNTETKSDRDKRTGYGNMILVFGLPSLVVTAVYVFLL, encoded by the coding sequence ATGTTAAATAAAGCGTTTCTGTTTGGGCTGATCTTTCTGGCCATCATGGGAATCATAGCTCTCTTCACCACATGGGACATTTTCATCGCAGCTGCTGGTATCGTTGCCATTGGTTCAATAATAGGGACTGCAATTTTTTACGGGGTGCTTCTCAGCGGGGATGGGGTGAGGGGCAGCTACAACACGGAAACAAAAAGTGACAGGGACAAGAGGACAGGATATGGAAATATGATTCTTGTTTTCGGACTTCCGAGTTTGGTAGTCACGGCGGTTTATGTGTTTCTTTTGTAG